A part of Prolixibacteraceae bacterium genomic DNA contains:
- a CDS encoding ATP-binding protein yields the protein MKKIGFKNLRSLKNIEGIEICPLTVIVGKNSSGKSTFLRSFPLLKQSLDTKTNSPILWYDPSFVDFGSYAECINKHASSNDDIVFLYEFKLDRKNDRGFLFFNNRFVDIDANILLKLHIKIEDKKEFVNLIEIKIDESLIVIDINYDYGVNSIVINDREFSQNNEFKTISLSINKILPLLTLSKKERINFYGSEYEPSLFKILEKLTKSGTKKETHVSMLNNFELGGYETFYSSLRSDKKSPKSWHTSLEKLDKEDSILKELHNLYLLSNINKILESCDHYLTRYYEHVYYVAPVRATAERYYRQQGLAVNRIDPRGINLPMFLESLSKKEFVKFQEWTRTNLKFEPVVSTVGGHLSISLKINELEINLADTGFGFSQILPIVTQLWAITRKRKMPKQLNRSMGPITFVIEQPELHLHPRLQALLIDTFVKVINTSKKESIEVKIIFETHSETMVNRLGHHVANGNISNELINISIFDSEGFETTIKNGKYDSKGRLTNWPIGFFYPDIIG from the coding sequence ATGAAAAAAATCGGATTTAAGAATCTACGAAGTCTTAAAAATATAGAGGGTATTGAAATATGTCCTCTTACTGTAATTGTTGGTAAGAATAGTTCAGGTAAGAGTACTTTTTTGAGATCGTTTCCTCTATTAAAACAGTCATTGGATACAAAAACTAATAGTCCAATTTTATGGTATGATCCTAGTTTTGTTGACTTTGGTAGTTATGCCGAATGTATTAATAAGCATGCTAGTAGTAATGATGATATCGTATTTTTGTATGAATTTAAACTAGATCGCAAAAATGATCGAGGATTTCTATTTTTTAATAATCGATTTGTAGATATAGATGCTAATATTTTATTAAAGTTGCATATTAAGATCGAAGATAAAAAAGAGTTTGTTAATCTAATAGAGATTAAGATTGATGAGTCGTTAATTGTTATTGATATTAATTATGATTATGGGGTTAATAGTATCGTGATTAATGACAGAGAGTTTTCACAAAACAATGAGTTCAAAACAATTTCACTTTCTATTAATAAAATATTACCGCTACTAACTTTATCGAAAAAAGAGAGAATAAATTTTTATGGTAGTGAGTATGAACCTTCGTTATTTAAAATATTAGAAAAATTGACTAAAAGTGGAACGAAGAAGGAGACTCATGTATCAATGCTTAATAATTTTGAATTAGGAGGGTATGAAACTTTCTATAGTTCTTTACGGAGTGATAAAAAATCACCAAAATCATGGCATACAAGTTTGGAAAAACTAGATAAAGAAGACTCTATATTAAAAGAGCTTCATAATTTGTATTTATTGTCAAATATAAATAAAATATTAGAAAGTTGTGATCACTATCTCACGAGATATTATGAACACGTCTATTATGTCGCACCTGTTCGAGCTACTGCAGAGAGGTATTACAGACAGCAGGGGTTAGCTGTTAATAGGATTGATCCTAGAGGAATAAATCTGCCGATGTTTCTTGAGAGCCTTTCAAAGAAAGAGTTTGTTAAATTCCAAGAGTGGACACGAACGAATTTAAAGTTTGAACCAGTGGTTTCGACAGTAGGTGGTCATCTGTCAATTAGTCTGAAAATAAATGAACTTGAAATAAATCTTGCTGATACTGGATTTGGGTTTTCTCAAATACTTCCTATTGTAACACAATTGTGGGCAATTACACGAAAACGAAAAATGCCAAAACAATTAAATAGATCTATGGGGCCTATAACATTTGTTATTGAACAGCCAGAATTACACCTTCACCCGAGACTGCAGGCGTTACTGATAGATACCTTTGTAAAGGTAATTAACACGTCAAAGAAGGAAAGTATAGAAGTGAAAATAATTTTTGAAACTCACAGTGAAACGATGGTAAACAGACTGGGACATCATGTGGCTAATGGAAATATCTCAAATGAGCTTATAAATATATCGATCTTTGATTCGGAGGGTTTTGAAACTACAATCAAAAATGGTAAATATGATAGTAAAGGGCGATTAACAAATTGGCCAATAGGTTTCTTTTATCCAGATATAATAGGTTAG
- a CDS encoding transposase → MLTLQRYIIGCLHSIESHVEAIYINPDHLHILCTLPRTVPIMTLVTKIKSPSSIWMKKHGTPSFSWQGRYAIFSVSKSNLSMVKRYILNQPNHHKQVGYKEELMFFFNKLGIEYQEQYLWD, encoded by the coding sequence GTGCTTACATTACAACGTTATATTATTGGGTGCTTACATTCCATCGAATCTCATGTAGAAGCGATATATATCAATCCTGATCATCTCCATATTTTGTGTACTCTACCTCGCACAGTTCCTATCATGACCTTGGTTACAAAAATAAAATCTCCATCTAGCATATGGATGAAAAAGCATGGAACCCCATCCTTCTCATGGCAAGGTAGATACGCAATATTCTCGGTCAGTAAAAGCAACCTTTCAATGGTAAAAAGATATATCCTTAATCAACCCAATCACCACAAACAGGTGGGATATAAGGAAGAATTGATGTTCTTTTTCAATAAATTGGGGATTGAATATCAAGAACAGTACCTGTGGGATTAA
- a CDS encoding DUF6266 family protein has translation MGKIVKGVLGGFMGKVGSVIGSRWKGTYFMRSLPEIIKRKNISLKCLQQRARFKKTADFISDARRLVRIGFRPESQRLTTFNAAYDDNEEHFRYVNDHVEVDFPSLKLTSGRLGQMDNISLTLGDDGLLQIDWSTVDIKEIEGEKCKVNLLICRDDMEYMKCYVGVADVADLGVELMITDSMEGHKLHLYAFYSTSKGLCQDHVSKTAYATITA, from the coding sequence ATGGGTAAAATTGTAAAAGGTGTCCTTGGTGGATTTATGGGAAAAGTAGGTAGTGTGATTGGTTCGAGATGGAAAGGGACTTATTTTATGCGTTCGTTACCAGAGATTATTAAACGTAAGAATATTTCGTTGAAATGTTTGCAGCAGCGTGCTCGTTTTAAGAAGACGGCAGATTTTATCTCTGATGCTCGTCGTTTGGTTCGTATTGGTTTCCGTCCAGAATCGCAAAGACTAACGACTTTTAATGCCGCTTATGATGACAATGAGGAGCATTTCCGTTATGTCAATGATCATGTAGAGGTGGATTTTCCATCCCTAAAGCTGACTAGTGGAAGGTTAGGACAGATGGATAACATCAGCTTGACGTTAGGTGATGATGGTTTGCTTCAGATCGATTGGAGTACGGTAGATATCAAAGAGATTGAAGGGGAGAAGTGTAAGGTCAACCTCCTTATCTGTCGTGATGATATGGAATATATGAAGTGTTATGTCGGTGTTGCTGATGTGGCAGATTTGGGTGTGGAGTTGATGATTACAGATTCGATGGAAGGACATAAGTTGCATCTTTATGCTTTCTATAGTACTTCGAAAGGGTTGTGTCAGGATCATGTGTCGAAAACGGCGTACGCTACGATTACTGCTTAG
- a CDS encoding DUF488 domain-containing protein, with translation MYYRRKIILALLQSFEGELNKYRLQKLLFLFTRKQESKSFDFVPYKYGCYSFQANADLLTLCKYNLVTQDNDKWVCLDKNIYAEALKKEDKNILSTIKREYGEMSTEQLIKHTYQNYPYYATKSRIAEKILDNIELERISLQRREGTDTILFTIGYEGISLETYINKLLINDVRVLCDVRKNSFSMKFGFSKSQLSKACEGVGIQFLHIPEVGIISEKRKELHTQADYDSLFLNYTNTVLKEEKQKLKEILQLLKEQKRIALTCFEKNIHQCHRKHLAHTIEALNGFEYSVKHI, from the coding sequence ATGTATTACAGAAGGAAAATAATTTTAGCACTATTACAATCATTTGAAGGAGAGTTAAACAAGTATCGTTTACAGAAATTACTGTTCTTATTCACACGCAAACAAGAATCAAAAAGCTTTGATTTTGTTCCTTACAAATACGGATGTTATTCATTTCAAGCCAACGCTGATCTCTTAACGCTATGTAAATATAACCTCGTCACCCAAGATAACGACAAGTGGGTATGTTTGGATAAAAATATTTATGCGGAAGCGCTTAAAAAAGAGGATAAAAATATCTTATCGACCATTAAAAGAGAGTATGGAGAGATGAGTACGGAACAATTAATCAAGCATACTTACCAAAACTACCCATATTACGCCACCAAGAGTCGTATTGCCGAAAAGATTCTAGATAACATAGAGCTTGAAAGAATATCATTGCAAAGAAGAGAAGGTACAGACACCATCCTATTTACCATTGGATACGAAGGAATCTCACTTGAAACCTACATAAACAAGCTACTTATTAATGATGTTCGTGTACTTTGTGATGTTCGTAAAAACTCATTTAGTATGAAATTTGGATTTAGCAAATCACAATTAAGTAAGGCATGCGAAGGTGTTGGTATCCAATTTCTTCACATCCCTGAAGTGGGTATTATATCGGAAAAGAGGAAGGAGCTGCATACACAAGCTGACTATGATAGTTTATTCTTGAACTATACCAATACGGTACTTAAAGAGGAGAAACAAAAGCTTAAAGAGATCTTGCAATTATTGAAAGAACAAAAGCGTATAGCACTGACATGCTTCGAAAAGAATATTCATCAATGCCACAGAAAACATTTGGCTCATACCATAGAAGCTTTAAATGGATTTGAATACTCCGTAAAACATATATAA
- a CDS encoding sulfatase, producing MMQTKTIISQIMTMGLMFTGLITQAQKQPNIIFIIPDQMRAQTLEEGADRYVKTPTLDNFKERAVNFTQAVANYPLCSPTRGMIFSGTHPFRNQVMQNCQSFTTHLDCELQKDELCWSDILKKNGYDLGYIGKWHLDSPRAPYIDCKNNRGKRKWNEWCAPDRRHGFSYWHAYGTYDYHLNPMYWDTDAKRNEYKFYDQWGPIHEANKAIDYISNKGGTYRDTNKPFALVVSINPPHTSYSHVPQKYKDLYKDLDVTTLCNTPNIPKKGTKWGDYYRKNIKNYYACISGVDEQIGRVLQSLKDQGIDDNTIVIFTSDHGDCIGIHQQQGKNNWYEEAIRVPFIVKIPSHNKQIDVDHQLGSLDIYPTILGLLGLENQIPSHLKGINYTPAITGVGKQKTTDHQWYIRTANGVKEKGVRGVRTDRYTFIIENKSDNKQYRYLFDRKNDPYQLNNIVQKKRSKAKQMMKMLKNDLQKYDDPFVIL from the coding sequence ATGATGCAAACAAAAACAATTATTTCTCAGATAATGACCATGGGATTGATGTTTACAGGATTAATAACACAAGCCCAAAAACAACCCAACATCATCTTTATCATCCCCGATCAGATGAGAGCTCAAACACTCGAAGAGGGAGCAGATAGATATGTAAAAACACCAACATTAGATAATTTCAAAGAACGCGCGGTGAACTTCACCCAAGCAGTAGCCAACTACCCATTATGCTCTCCCACCAGAGGCATGATCTTCTCCGGAACCCACCCTTTCCGTAATCAAGTGATGCAAAACTGCCAAAGTTTCACCACCCACTTAGACTGCGAACTACAGAAAGACGAGCTATGTTGGTCTGACATCCTCAAAAAGAATGGCTACGATCTAGGCTACATCGGCAAATGGCATTTAGACTCTCCTCGCGCTCCATATATCGACTGTAAGAACAACCGAGGCAAACGCAAATGGAATGAATGGTGTGCTCCCGACCGAAGACACGGCTTTTCCTATTGGCATGCCTATGGAACCTACGACTATCATCTGAACCCGATGTACTGGGATACCGATGCAAAACGTAACGAATATAAATTCTACGACCAATGGGGACCCATTCACGAGGCCAACAAAGCCATTGACTATATCAGCAATAAGGGAGGTACCTATAGAGATACCAACAAACCATTTGCTCTGGTTGTGAGTATCAATCCACCCCACACCTCCTATAGCCATGTACCTCAAAAATACAAAGACCTATACAAAGATCTAGATGTAACAACCCTATGTAACACCCCAAATATCCCGAAGAAAGGAACGAAATGGGGCGACTACTATCGAAAGAACATCAAAAACTACTATGCCTGTATCTCAGGGGTAGACGAACAGATTGGAAGGGTTCTTCAATCCCTAAAAGATCAAGGTATAGATGACAACACCATCGTCATATTCACCTCCGACCATGGCGACTGTATTGGCATTCATCAACAACAAGGAAAAAACAATTGGTACGAAGAAGCAATCCGCGTTCCATTTATTGTTAAGATTCCTAGTCACAATAAACAGATCGATGTCGACCACCAACTAGGATCTCTCGACATATACCCAACCATTCTTGGACTCTTAGGGTTAGAAAATCAAATCCCAAGCCATCTTAAAGGGATAAACTACACCCCTGCCATCACAGGAGTAGGCAAACAAAAAACCACAGACCACCAGTGGTATATCCGAACTGCCAATGGCGTAAAAGAGAAAGGAGTCAGAGGTGTTCGTACCGATCGCTATACATTTATTATCGAAAACAAGTCCGACAACAAACAGTATCGTTATCTTTTCGATCGAAAAAATGACCCATATCAACTGAACAACATCGTTCAAAAAAAGAGGTCAAAGGCGAAACAGATGATGAAAATGCTTAAAAATGATCTTCAGAAATATGACGATCCATTTGTGATCTTATAA
- a CDS encoding N-acetylmuramoyl-L-alanine amidase, with amino-acid sequence MRKIKKIILHCSDSDIQEHDNIQTIRRWHMNRGWKDIGYHYFISKDGRTRWGRNLATYGAHCAGHNRDSIGICLSGRKKFTKYQFSSLRMLLMQLMKKYDIPKSAIYPHNHFNRHKTCPNFNVKELLLTL; translated from the coding sequence ATGCGAAAAATAAAAAAAATCATTCTCCACTGCTCTGACAGCGACATACAAGAGCACGACAACATCCAAACCATCCGTAGATGGCATATGAACCGAGGATGGAAAGACATCGGTTACCACTACTTTATCTCCAAAGACGGTCGTACCCGATGGGGACGCAATCTAGCCACTTACGGAGCACACTGTGCCGGACACAACCGCGACTCCATAGGCATATGTCTCAGTGGGCGAAAAAAATTCACCAAATACCAATTCAGCAGCCTTCGTATGCTACTGATGCAGTTGATGAAAAAGTATGACATTCCAAAGAGTGCCATCTATCCCCATAACCATTTCAACCGGCATAAAACATGTCCAAACTTCAACGTTAAAGAACTACTCCTCACGTTGTAA
- a CDS encoding energy transducer TonB: MRKLTILLTMMCLCTYISIAQSTTTTKEEPEIEEELMISDEVGQDKYYDGYMSDTFDYDDESPVFNFVDVNPIFCKGIAPEDSLQNFIKKNIKYPKNLTDSVDLEPVCVRFIVDKKGETGHHKVPDKLHPFLDKEAIRVARLIKYQTPAIYKGKPVKKAYRVYIEFE, translated from the coding sequence ATGAGAAAATTAACTATTCTACTTACCATGATGTGCTTATGTACCTACATCTCTATAGCACAATCAACCACAACAACAAAAGAAGAGCCTGAAATTGAGGAAGAACTTATGATCAGTGATGAGGTGGGTCAGGATAAATATTACGATGGGTACATGAGCGACACATTTGATTATGATGACGAAAGCCCTGTATTTAATTTTGTGGATGTGAATCCAATCTTCTGTAAAGGGATCGCCCCAGAAGATTCACTACAGAACTTTATTAAAAAGAATATTAAATACCCAAAGAATTTAACTGATAGTGTGGATTTGGAACCTGTATGTGTTCGATTTATTGTAGACAAAAAAGGAGAAACAGGACATCACAAAGTTCCAGATAAACTTCATCCATTTTTAGATAAAGAGGCTATTAGGGTCGCTAGATTAATAAAATATCAAACCCCAGCAATATATAAAGGTAAGCCAGTAAAAAAGGCATATCGTGTTTATATAGAATTTGAATAA